One window of the Paraburkholderia sp. PGU19 genome contains the following:
- a CDS encoding XRE family transcriptional regulator — MQSPLALVRDRASEGHDAAHDDTRSSDFDALEHRVGVNLARLRAERQLSLDALARASGVSRAMLAQIESARSVPSIKVLCKVAAALKVSVAAFLRQHAVNGFEHLPADRSARVVTSNGRYWTRALHPDAEPSTAEFHELRIAPLHTEPGTRRAPGTTVNLVVSVGTLEVSVHDRRQLLATGDSIVFDADQPHSLRNPGDTEARAFRVTVNAETPPRWDVPHDAPHAHAHSEG; from the coding sequence ATGCAGTCACCGCTTGCGCTCGTGCGCGACCGCGCGTCCGAAGGTCACGACGCAGCCCATGACGATACGCGTTCCTCGGATTTCGACGCGCTCGAACACCGCGTCGGCGTGAACCTCGCGCGGTTGCGCGCGGAGCGTCAGTTGTCGCTCGATGCTTTGGCCCGTGCGTCGGGCGTGTCGCGCGCGATGCTCGCGCAGATCGAGTCGGCGCGCAGCGTGCCGTCGATCAAGGTGCTGTGCAAGGTCGCGGCGGCGTTGAAGGTGTCGGTCGCGGCGTTCCTGCGCCAGCATGCCGTGAACGGCTTCGAGCATTTGCCGGCGGATCGCTCGGCGCGCGTCGTCACGTCGAATGGGCGTTACTGGACGCGTGCGTTGCATCCCGATGCGGAGCCGTCGACCGCGGAGTTTCACGAGCTGCGTATCGCGCCGCTCCATACCGAGCCTGGCACGCGACGGGCGCCGGGGACGACGGTGAATCTCGTCGTCAGCGTGGGCACGCTCGAAGTCAGCGTGCACGACCGCCGCCAGTTGCTGGCAACGGGGGATTCGATCGTCTTCGACGCCGACCAGCCGCACAGCCTGCGCAATCCCGGCGACACGGAAGCGCGTGCGTTTCGCGTGACCGTGAATGCGGAGACGCCGCCGCGCTGGGATGTGCCGCACGATGCACCGCACGCGCACGCGCATTCCGAAGGCTGA
- the ribB gene encoding 3,4-dihydroxy-2-butanone-4-phosphate synthase: protein MSAVSASVSASAAFVWPAPSVVAEDASADLPLLATEPIPPRIAAALDALREGRAVVLQDDHDRENEADLIMSAERMSVEMMALFIRECSGIVCLCLTDDKVRALELPPMTAHNESRNTTAFTVSIEAREGVSTGVSAADRLTTIRAAIADNAKPADIVRPGHVYPLRAMPGGVLARRGHTEGTVDLVTLAGLKPAGVLCELMNADGTMMRGADVERFAALHDMPMLTIAELVEFRRAMAFAREACFEV from the coding sequence ATGTCCGCTGTATCTGCATCCGTATCTGCGTCTGCTGCATTTGTTTGGCCTGCGCCGTCTGTCGTCGCTGAGGACGCATCCGCCGATCTTCCCCTGCTTGCCACCGAACCCATTCCGCCGCGCATCGCCGCCGCGCTCGATGCGTTGCGCGAGGGCCGTGCCGTTGTGCTTCAGGACGATCACGATCGCGAGAACGAGGCCGATCTCATCATGTCGGCCGAGCGCATGAGCGTCGAGATGATGGCGCTGTTTATCCGCGAGTGCAGCGGGATCGTGTGTCTTTGCCTGACTGACGACAAGGTGCGCGCGCTCGAATTGCCGCCGATGACCGCACATAACGAAAGCCGCAACACGACGGCGTTCACGGTGTCGATCGAAGCGCGTGAAGGTGTGTCGACGGGTGTGTCTGCCGCTGACCGGCTCACGACGATTCGTGCCGCGATTGCTGATAACGCGAAGCCTGCGGACATTGTGCGTCCGGGTCACGTGTATCCGTTGCGCGCGATGCCGGGCGGGGTGTTGGCGCGGCGCGGGCATACGGAAGGGACTGTCGATCTCGTGACTTTGGCGGGGCTGAAGCCCGCTGGGGTTTTGTGCGAGCTGATGAATGCCGATGGCACGATGATGCGAGGGGCCGATGTCGAGCGTTTCGCCGCTCTGCACGATATGCCGATGCTTACTATCGCGGAACTGGTTGAGTTTCGGCGCGCGATGGCCTTCGCGCGGGAGGCTTGTTTCGAGGTTTGA
- a CDS encoding MFS transporter, protein MPIPLLALAISAFAIGTTEFVIMGLLPDVAKDLAVSLPSAGLLVSGYALGVAVGAPLLAVVTSKMPRKLALQLLMGVFIVGNVLCAIASDYSVLMIARVVTSFAHGSFFGIGAVVAASLVPQEKRASAIALMFTGLTLANVLGVPFGTFIGQQFGWRVAFWIVAAFGVLSLAGVTALVPNRHDTGPAGLGHEVRVLKDPQVWIALTMTVLGFGGVFVVFTYIAPILEQVSGFTPHGVTLILVLFGVGLTVGNTIGGKLADRSLMPSLMGILIALAVVMAVFAHTSHSQIAAAVTVFIWGVAAFATVPPLQMRVVEKAKAAPNLASTLNIGAFNVGNAGGAWLGGLAISHGYGLDALPYVAALVALAALALTWIAARMDAPAAVVARDVRERV, encoded by the coding sequence ATGCCCATTCCCTTGCTTGCGCTCGCGATCAGCGCGTTCGCCATCGGCACCACCGAGTTCGTCATCATGGGCTTGCTGCCCGACGTGGCGAAAGATCTTGCCGTCTCGCTTCCTTCCGCCGGGTTGCTCGTCAGCGGCTACGCGCTCGGCGTCGCCGTCGGTGCGCCGCTGCTCGCCGTCGTCACCAGCAAGATGCCGCGCAAGCTCGCGCTGCAACTGCTGATGGGCGTGTTCATTGTCGGCAATGTATTGTGTGCGATCGCGTCCGACTATTCGGTGCTGATGATCGCGCGCGTCGTGACGTCGTTCGCGCACGGCTCGTTCTTCGGCATCGGCGCGGTGGTGGCCGCGTCGCTGGTGCCGCAGGAAAAGCGTGCAAGCGCAATCGCGCTGATGTTCACAGGCCTCACGCTGGCGAACGTGCTCGGCGTGCCGTTCGGCACGTTCATCGGCCAGCAGTTCGGCTGGCGCGTCGCGTTCTGGATCGTCGCCGCGTTCGGCGTGCTGTCGCTGGCAGGCGTCACGGCGCTCGTGCCGAATCGTCACGACACGGGTCCGGCGGGTCTCGGTCACGAAGTGCGCGTGCTGAAGGACCCGCAAGTGTGGATCGCGCTGACGATGACGGTGCTCGGCTTCGGCGGCGTGTTCGTCGTGTTCACCTACATTGCGCCGATTCTCGAGCAGGTGAGCGGCTTCACGCCGCACGGCGTGACGCTGATTCTGGTGCTGTTCGGCGTCGGTCTCACGGTCGGCAACACGATCGGCGGCAAACTGGCGGACCGGTCGCTGATGCCCTCGCTGATGGGGATTCTGATCGCGCTCGCCGTGGTGATGGCCGTGTTCGCGCACACCAGCCATTCGCAGATCGCAGCAGCCGTCACGGTGTTCATCTGGGGAGTCGCGGCGTTCGCGACCGTGCCGCCGTTGCAGATGCGCGTGGTCGAGAAGGCGAAAGCTGCGCCGAATCTGGCGTCGACGCTCAACATCGGTGCGTTCAACGTGGGCAACGCGGGCGGCGCGTGGCTCGGCGGGCTGGCGATCAGCCATGGCTACGGACTCGACGCGTTGCCCTACGTGGCTGCTCTCGTCGCGCTGGCCGCGTTGGCACTGACATGGATTGCGGCGCGGATGGATGCGCCCGCCGCTGTCGTCGCGCGGGATGTGCGCGAGCGGGTTTGA